Below is a window of Arabidopsis thaliana chromosome 2, partial sequence DNA.
CGGCACATTTAGCGCAAAGACACTGAAATTCTCAGACATACGTTATCCAGACACGCAAAGACCGTATGTGAGCTTCAAGGCTGATGGGAATTTCTACTTTGTGGATGCAGATCATTGCCCTAACAAGGCATTGTTGGCTAGGCTCACTCCTCCAAAGGATGCTCATGACTCTGCTTTCAAGAACTTGTAATCCAAATtcgtttcttttgttatactctttttttgggtgtggatttttgttgggtttgtAAGCTCTTTAAGATACTTGGATACCTCCTCCCCTTCTCATCActaatacccaaaaaaatgcaaataagAAAAGACCGGTTTGATCCAATTGCTAATTCTATTGAGAAATTATAAAACCGGTTTTGAACCGGTTGGCGTTAAAACCGGTTTAGCTCAGCCTCAAAGGTTTTGATTGAGTTCCCATTTTGGTTGCAGCGATCGGAGAGCTCTGACGGCATCAGCCACCTCTGCGGCTTCGCAAATCCAAATAAGCTGTGGATGAAACGAAGAATCCTAGATTTCTGAATGGTACGTAATTCGGAACACTAATAGTCTCTTCCAGAAATTAGGGTTCATCCGTTAGTTGTGAGTCTTGTTCTGTGAATCTTTTGGATTCTAAGTTTTATAATATCATGAATCAGTGCTCTGTTAATCGTGTTTAATACTGGTCAATGATTTTCTTAAGCTAAATCGATCTTTCTTGGATATGAATCTCTCTTGGCTCATTTTGTTGATAAGGAAATGAATCTTTGAAGAGTCACTGCCTTGGCTTTTCTCATCTTGAAGAGTCTTGTGTTTAGTTAAGATAAGATTTAAAACTGACTGCAAAATACTTCTTTCATGAATGTAGTGTGTCTTAAGTCCCTTTGGATTCTTGTTTGCAATGTATTTGTCATTTACTGTAGCAGAAATGAGTCCtctttgcaagttttaatcaATAGATTTTGAAAACTGTGACAAGTGAGCTTGATTCATTGGAGAATGATGATGGTAAGAAGAATAAAGCATATACAAATGCTTAATTTTGTGTTATGCGTTTTTGGTACACCAGGCGACACCATTTATAGCGGGGGTTGCAGTAGCTGCAACAGCACTTGCTGGTAGATATGGAATCCAAGCATGGCAAGCATTCAAGGCAAGGCCACCAAGGcccaaaattaagaaattttatgAGGGCGGTTTCCAGCCTACGATGACGAAAAGGGAAGCTGCTCTCATTCTTGGCGTCAGGTGAAggaaacacacacacatactctctctttctcttgtgtTTAGTAGTTTCTCAATCCTCAATGATCAATTTGGTTATAGCATTAGCATAGTTTCCATTGAAGAAAGTGTAACGTTGTTTGAAATGTGGGGTTTTGTGATTGAAAACACAGGGAGAGTGTAGCGGCGGAAAAGGTGAAGGAAGCACACAGGAAGGTAATGGTAGCAAACCATCCAGATGCAGGTGGTAGCCATTTCCTAGCCTCT
It encodes the following:
- a CDS encoding Chaperone DnaJ-domain superfamily protein (Chaperone DnaJ-domain superfamily protein; FUNCTIONS IN: heat shock protein binding; INVOLVED IN: protein folding; LOCATED IN: cellular_component unknown; EXPRESSED IN: 22 plant structures; EXPRESSED DURING: 15 growth stages; CONTAINS InterPro DOMAIN/s: Heat shock protein DnaJ, N-terminal (InterPro:IPR001623); BEST Arabidopsis thaliana protein match is: Chaperone DnaJ-domain superfamily protein (TAIR:AT3G09700.1); Has 912 Blast hits to 912 proteins in 301 species: Archae - 0; Bacteria - 183; Metazoa - 207; Fungi - 194; Plants - 95; Viruses - 5; Other Eukaryotes - 228 (source: NCBI BLink).); protein product: MATPFIAGVAVAATALAGRYGIQAWQAFKARPPRPKIKKFYEGGFQPTMTKREAALILGVRESVAAEKVKEAHRKVMVANHPDAGGSHFLASKINEAKDVMLGKTKNSGSAF